From Methanosarcina lacustris Z-7289, one genomic window encodes:
- a CDS encoding DUF555 domain-containing protein, whose product MKNFHVVLEAAWLVRDVKTADDAIGVAISEAGKRLNPKLDFVEVDVGSTSCPACGEPFSSVFMAANTALVGLIFEMKVFDAESAEHAERIAKSVIGKSLRDIPLTVVEVTEFERSTDKSEQQQKSKANK is encoded by the coding sequence ATGAAGAACTTTCATGTGGTACTTGAAGCAGCTTGGTTGGTTAGAGATGTAAAAACGGCTGATGATGCAATAGGGGTTGCGATTTCTGAGGCTGGAAAACGCCTGAACCCTAAACTGGATTTTGTAGAGGTTGATGTAGGATCTACGTCCTGCCCGGCATGTGGCGAGCCTTTCAGCAGTGTTTTCATGGCGGCAAATACCGCTCTGGTAGGGCTTATTTTTGAAATGAAGGTTTTTGATGCCGAATCTGCGGAACATGCGGAACGGATAGCAAAATCCGTCATTGGGAAATCTCTCCGCGACATTCCGTTGACAGTTGTTGAAGTCACGGAATTCGAACGGTCAACCGATAAAAGCGAACAGCAGCAGAAAAGCAAGGCAAATAAATAA
- a CDS encoding carbohydrate kinase family protein, whose amino-acid sequence MDRIISVVGHTALDYIVDVEQIAGKNESSPVIDYEEYPGGGAANIAVAIAKLGGKSQLISPVGVDFSSSGYEKLLKEACVDLSHLYSIEDLKLSKAFIFTDREDNQTSYFYWGASSKFKELEPEPADFVHLATADCVYNAKIAQIAGFVSFDPGQDLVTYSKETLETILAHTDILFTNRHEIRRVSEMTGKSFSELRAMIDVIVVTYDAEGSRIYTGNGEWAIPVVSVKAVDPTGAGDAYRAGFLLAYTRGYSLSTCGKIGSTVASFAVQARGCQTSLPTWEEMRARYEASFGKLDVES is encoded by the coding sequence ATGGACAGAATAATTTCCGTAGTTGGGCATACTGCCCTTGATTACATTGTAGATGTTGAACAAATAGCAGGAAAAAACGAGTCTTCCCCTGTAATTGACTATGAAGAATATCCTGGTGGGGGAGCTGCAAATATTGCAGTTGCCATTGCAAAGCTGGGTGGAAAAAGCCAGCTGATATCTCCTGTAGGTGTGGATTTTTCAAGCTCGGGATATGAGAAGCTCCTTAAGGAAGCATGCGTTGACCTATCTCACCTTTACAGTATTGAAGACCTGAAGCTTTCAAAGGCTTTCATTTTCACAGACAGGGAAGACAACCAGACCAGCTATTTTTACTGGGGAGCGTCCTCAAAATTCAAAGAGCTTGAGCCTGAACCTGCAGATTTTGTCCACCTGGCAACAGCAGATTGCGTCTACAATGCAAAAATAGCGCAGATTGCAGGTTTTGTCTCATTTGATCCGGGTCAGGATCTGGTGACTTACTCAAAGGAAACACTCGAGACAATCCTTGCCCACACTGATATTCTCTTTACAAACAGGCACGAAATCCGGCGGGTTTCAGAGATGACCGGAAAAAGCTTTTCTGAACTCAGGGCTATGATTGATGTTATTGTTGTTACCTATGATGCGGAAGGCAGCAGAATCTACACAGGCAACGGAGAATGGGCAATTCCTGTTGTTTCCGTAAAGGCTGTAGACCCTACAGGAGCAGGAGATGCTTACAGGGCAGGTTTTTTGCTGGCGTATACCAGAGGGTATTCCCTTTCCACATGCGGGAAAATAGGGTCAACTGTAGCTTCCTTTGCCGTACAGGCCAGGGGCTGCCAGACCAGCCTTCCAACCTGGGAAGAGATGAGGGCTCGCTATGAAGCCAGCTTCGGAAAACTGGACGTCGAAAGCTGA
- a CDS encoding diphthine--ammonia ligase, protein MKLAALISGGKDSVFSIHKALEEGHEVTHLITIIPARDDSYMYHSVNLHIVELISAASEIPLIQQQSSGIKELELEDLTLALKKVEVDGVSVGAIESQYQASRVQNICDSLGLKVYAPLWHRDPEELLNEMIKVLDIRIVRVAADGLDQSWLGRPINVDSIENLKALNRRYMVHIAGEGGEYETIVLDAPFFKKRIEIVKSEVEWEGDAGSLNILDAKLVDKN, encoded by the coding sequence ATGAAACTAGCAGCACTAATTTCTGGCGGCAAGGACTCGGTCTTTTCCATCCACAAAGCCCTTGAAGAGGGACACGAAGTCACCCACCTCATCACTATTATTCCCGCAAGGGATGACTCCTACATGTACCACTCAGTCAACCTCCATATAGTAGAACTGATCTCTGCCGCCAGTGAAATCCCGTTGATCCAGCAGCAGTCCAGCGGAATCAAGGAACTTGAGCTGGAAGACCTGACCCTTGCTCTTAAGAAGGTGGAAGTGGATGGCGTGTCTGTAGGTGCTATTGAGTCGCAGTACCAGGCAAGCAGGGTACAGAATATATGCGATTCACTCGGGCTTAAGGTCTATGCCCCTCTCTGGCACAGGGACCCTGAAGAGCTCCTGAATGAGATGATAAAGGTTCTAGACATCAGGATTGTCAGAGTTGCAGCCGACGGTCTGGATCAGTCCTGGCTCGGCCGCCCTATTAATGTGGACTCGATCGAAAACCTCAAAGCCCTGAACCGCAGGTACATGGTCCATATAGCAGGAGAAGGCGGAGAATACGAAACCATAGTCCTTGATGCTCCTTTCTTCAAAAAACGCATAGAAATCGTAAAAAGTGAAGTTGAATGGGAAGGCGACGCCGGATCCTTAAATATCCTGGATGCGAAACTGGTCGACAAGAACTGA